Proteins encoded together in one Staphylococcus aureus window:
- a CDS encoding bifunctional homocysteine S-methyltransferase/methylenetetrahydrofolate reductase, producing MSQFLTQLKDNVLVADGAIGTILYSEGLDTCPEAYNLSHPDKVERIHRSYIEAGADVIQTNTYGANFEKLKRFGLEDKVKAIHQAAVRIAKKAANKDTYILGTVGGFRGIKQEDISLQTILYHTEIQIDTLIEEGVDALLFETYYDLEELTNVISRTRKKYDIPIIAQLTASNTNYLVNGQAINEGLKQLVQCGANIVGLNCHHGPHHMQESFTHIELPEHAFLSCYPNASLLDIENSEFKYSDNAQYFGQVAQNLIREGVRLIGGCCGTTPEHIKFIKESIQTLKPVNDKKVIPIPTKALFNPSQNKVRQSLTSKVQERPTVIIELDTPKHLDTDRFFENIAKLDKANVDAVTLADNSLATVRISNIAAASLIKQYYNIEPLVHITCRDRNLIGLQSHLLGLSLIGVNEILAITGDPSKVGHLPGATNVYDVNSKGLTELALRFNQGINTDGDALKKRTHFNIAGAFNPNVRKLYGAVKRLEKKIESGMSYFITQPVYSKEKIIEIYHATKHLNKPFFIGIMPIASYKNALFLHNEVPGIKMSDEILQQFEAVKDDKAKTRELSLKLSKDLIDTVHEYFNGLYIITPFQNVEDSLELAAYSKSITAHKEAIL from the coding sequence ATGAGTCAATTCCTCACACAATTGAAAGATAATGTTTTAGTAGCTGATGGCGCTATAGGAACCATTTTATACTCTGAAGGATTAGACACCTGTCCAGAAGCATATAATCTTAGCCATCCAGATAAAGTTGAACGCATCCATCGTTCATATATTGAAGCCGGTGCTGATGTCATTCAAACCAATACTTATGGTGCAAATTTTGAAAAGTTAAAACGATTCGGTCTTGAAGATAAAGTTAAAGCAATACATCAAGCCGCCGTTCGCATCGCAAAAAAAGCAGCAAATAAAGATACGTATATATTAGGCACAGTTGGTGGGTTTAGAGGTATCAAACAAGAGGATATCAGCTTACAAACTATTCTTTATCATACTGAAATTCAAATAGACACCTTAATTGAAGAAGGCGTTGACGCGCTACTTTTCGAAACGTATTACGACCTAGAAGAGTTAACAAATGTCATTTCACGAACGAGAAAGAAATACGACATTCCAATCATTGCTCAATTAACCGCTTCAAACACAAATTACTTAGTTAATGGTCAGGCAATCAATGAAGGATTAAAACAACTCGTTCAATGTGGTGCAAACATCGTGGGACTCAATTGTCATCATGGCCCGCACCATATGCAAGAGTCTTTCACACATATTGAATTACCAGAGCACGCATTCTTATCTTGTTATCCAAATGCCAGCTTATTAGATATTGAAAATAGTGAATTTAAGTATAGTGACAATGCACAATATTTCGGTCAAGTTGCTCAAAATCTAATTCGCGAAGGTGTTCGTTTAATTGGTGGTTGCTGTGGTACAACGCCAGAGCACATCAAATTTATTAAAGAATCTATTCAGACACTTAAACCTGTTAATGACAAAAAAGTGATTCCGATACCAACGAAAGCACTTTTCAATCCATCTCAAAATAAAGTTAGACAATCATTAACATCTAAGGTTCAAGAACGTCCAACCGTTATTATCGAATTGGATACACCGAAACATTTAGACACGGATAGATTTTTTGAAAATATCGCTAAACTTGATAAAGCTAATGTAGATGCGGTAACACTCGCAGATAATTCATTGGCAACTGTCAGAATTAGCAATATTGCTGCTGCTAGCTTAATTAAGCAATATTACAATATTGAACCACTCGTACATATTACATGTCGAGACCGAAACTTAATCGGCTTGCAGTCCCATTTACTTGGATTATCGCTCATTGGCGTTAACGAAATATTAGCCATAACTGGTGATCCTTCAAAAGTTGGTCACTTACCAGGTGCAACCAATGTCTATGATGTTAATTCTAAAGGATTAACTGAACTCGCTCTAAGATTTAATCAAGGTATTAACACTGACGGTGATGCGCTGAAGAAACGTACACACTTCAACATCGCTGGCGCCTTTAACCCTAATGTTCGTAAATTATATGGTGCCGTCAAAAGATTAGAGAAAAAGATAGAAAGCGGAATGTCTTATTTTATAACACAACCCGTGTACAGCAAAGAGAAAATCATTGAAATTTACCATGCCACTAAGCACTTGAACAAACCATTTTTCATAGGCATTATGCCTATCGCAAGTTACAAAAACGCACTCTTTTTGCATAATGAAGTGCCAGGAATCAAGATGTCAGATGAAATTTTACAACAATTTGAAGCAGTTAAAGATGATAAAGCCAAAACACGAGAACTAAGTCTTAAGCTTTCAAAGGATTTAATCGATACTGTTCATGAATATTTTAATGGTTTATACATTATCACACCGTTTCAAAATGTCGAAGATTCATTAGAACTTGCAGCATACTCAAAATCTATTACTGCTCACAAGGAGGCAATATTATGA
- the metC gene encoding cystathionine beta-lyase MetC has translation MTLSKETEVIFDWRRGVEYHSANPPLYDSSTFHQTSLGGDVKYDYARSGNPNRELLEEKLARLEQGKFAFAFASGIAAISAVLLTFKSGDHVILPDDVYGGTFRLTEQILNRFNIEFTTVDTTKLEQIEGAIQSNTKLIYIETPSNPCFKITDIKAVSKIAEKHELLVAVDNTFMTPLGQSPLLLGADIVIHSATKFLSGHSDLIAGAVITNNEAISDALYLIQNGTGNMLSAQDSWTLAKHLKTFPIRFKQSVENAQKIVSFLIKQDEISEVYYPGLTTAHLEQAKNGGAVIGFRLADESKAQQFVDALTLPLVSVSLGGVETILSHPATMSHAALPEEVRQERGITFGLFRLSVGLEDPDELIADIKYALKEAFNESIPHTIER, from the coding sequence ATGACACTTTCAAAAGAGACAGAAGTGATATTCGATTGGCGTAGAGGTGTGGAATATCATTCAGCTAACCCACCACTCTATGATTCTTCAACATTCCATCAAACAAGTCTTGGTGGCGATGTTAAATATGATTATGCACGAAGTGGCAACCCTAACCGTGAACTTTTAGAAGAGAAGTTAGCACGATTAGAACAGGGAAAATTCGCTTTTGCTTTTGCATCAGGTATTGCTGCTATTTCAGCAGTACTTTTGACTTTCAAATCTGGTGATCATGTCATCTTACCCGATGATGTATATGGCGGTACTTTTCGCCTCACTGAGCAAATTTTGAATCGATTTAATATTGAATTTACAACCGTAGATACTACAAAGCTCGAACAAATCGAGGGTGCCATTCAATCAAACACAAAATTAATTTATATCGAAACACCATCGAATCCCTGTTTTAAAATTACTGATATCAAAGCTGTTTCTAAAATAGCCGAAAAGCATGAACTACTGGTAGCTGTGGACAATACATTTATGACACCGTTAGGTCAATCACCTTTATTACTTGGCGCTGATATTGTCATTCATAGTGCTACAAAATTTTTAAGTGGACATAGCGATTTAATTGCTGGTGCTGTCATAACTAATAATGAGGCAATTAGTGACGCTCTTTATTTAATACAAAATGGTACAGGCAATATGTTATCTGCTCAGGATAGCTGGACACTTGCTAAACATTTAAAAACTTTTCCAATCAGATTTAAACAATCTGTCGAAAACGCTCAAAAAATCGTGTCATTTTTAATAAAGCAAGATGAAATTTCAGAAGTTTATTATCCGGGACTCACTACTGCTCATTTAGAACAAGCTAAAAATGGCGGTGCCGTTATTGGCTTTCGTTTAGCTGATGAGTCTAAAGCACAACAATTTGTCGATGCACTGACATTACCACTCGTTTCAGTGAGTCTGGGCGGTGTTGAAACGATCCTTTCACATCCAGCAACAATGTCTCACGCTGCACTACCTGAAGAAGTGAGACAAGAACGTGGTATCACTTTCGGTCTATTCCGATTAAGTGTTGGTCTCGAAGATCCTGATGAACTCATTGCAGACATCAAATACGCATTAAAGGAGGCATTCAATGAGTCAATTCCTCACACAATTGAAAGATAA
- a CDS encoding PLP-dependent transferase translates to MKDTQLAQITLTDDSTGAIANPIHLSTAYKHPKLGQSTGFDYTRTKNPTRSTFETCFAKLEHGIASFATSSGMSAIQLICNLFKPHDEILVSFDLYGGTFRLFEFYEQQYDIKFKYVDFTDYEQVEKEITDKTVALFIEPISNPQMIAIDVKPYYQLCKAKGLLSIIDNTFLTPYLSTPLAEGADIVLHSATKYIGGHNDVLAGVVTVKDESLAQQLFDFHNMTGATLSPIDSYLLLRGLKTLHLRIERAQSNARKLAKKCQSLQAIDEVLYSGQTGMLSLRLNKAYSVAKLLENLDICIFAESLGGTETLVTFPYTQTHVDMPDAEKDKRGIDEYLIRLSLGVENYEDIERDIIQALDKAQIGEIV, encoded by the coding sequence ATGAAGGATACACAGTTAGCCCAAATCACATTAACCGATGATTCAACCGGTGCTATAGCGAATCCAATCCATTTATCTACTGCCTACAAGCATCCAAAACTAGGACAATCGACAGGTTTTGATTATACACGTACTAAAAATCCTACACGCTCAACATTTGAAACCTGTTTTGCCAAACTTGAGCATGGTATTGCATCATTCGCTACATCAAGTGGAATGTCAGCCATTCAATTAATATGTAATCTATTTAAACCTCATGATGAAATTTTAGTTTCATTCGATTTATATGGTGGCACATTTAGATTATTTGAATTTTACGAGCAACAATACGATATCAAATTTAAGTACGTTGATTTTACAGATTATGAACAAGTTGAAAAAGAAATCACTGATAAAACAGTTGCATTATTCATTGAACCAATATCTAACCCACAAATGATTGCTATTGATGTAAAGCCATACTATCAACTTTGTAAAGCTAAAGGCTTATTGTCAATTATCGACAATACTTTTTTAACACCTTATCTTTCAACACCACTAGCAGAAGGTGCTGATATAGTCTTACATTCAGCCACGAAATATATTGGCGGACATAACGATGTACTAGCAGGTGTCGTAACCGTCAAAGATGAATCACTCGCGCAACAGTTGTTTGATTTTCACAACATGACTGGCGCAACACTTTCACCAATAGATAGTTATTTGTTGTTACGTGGACTTAAAACTTTGCATTTACGCATTGAGCGTGCGCAATCAAACGCTAGAAAACTTGCTAAAAAATGTCAGTCACTTCAAGCAATTGACGAAGTACTATATAGCGGGCAAACTGGCATGCTTAGTTTAAGACTTAACAAGGCCTATAGCGTCGCTAAATTATTAGAAAATTTAGACATTTGCATTTTTGCAGAAAGTTTAGGAGGTACTGAAACATTAGTGACCTTCCCTTACACCCAAACACATGTTGATATGCCAGATGCTGAAAAAGATAAACGTGGCATTGATGAGTATTTAATCCGCTTATCACTAGGTGTTGAAAATTATGAAGACATCGAACGCGATATCATCCAAGCATTAGATAAAGCTCAGATTGGAGAGATTGTATGA
- a CDS encoding ParB/RepB/Spo0J family partition protein: MSELSKSEDQRITKTKDEQIKQIDISDIKPNPYQPRKTFDENHLNDLADSIKQYGILQPIVLRKTVQGYYIVVGERRFRASKIAGLKYVSAIIKDLTDEDMMELAVIENLQREDLNAIEEAESYQRLMTDLKITQQEVAKRLSKSRPYIANMLRLLHLPKKIADMVKDGRLTSAHGRTLLAIKDEQQMLRLAKRVVKEKWSVRYLENHVNELKNVSSKSETDKVDITKPKFIKQQERQLREQYGTKVDISIKKSVGKISFEFDSQEDFVRIIEQLNRRYGK, from the coding sequence GTGAGTGAATTGTCAAAAAGTGAAGATCAACGTATTACTAAAACAAAAGATGAACAAATTAAGCAAATAGATATATCGGATATCAAACCGAATCCGTATCAGCCCCGAAAAACTTTCGATGAAAATCATTTAAATGATTTGGCAGATTCAATTAAGCAATATGGAATTTTGCAACCAATTGTGCTTAGAAAAACAGTTCAAGGTTATTACATTGTAGTTGGTGAAAGAAGGTTTAGAGCTTCGAAAATTGCTGGTCTAAAATACGTATCAGCGATTATCAAAGATTTAACAGATGAAGATATGATGGAACTGGCGGTCATCGAAAATTTACAACGAGAAGACTTAAATGCGATTGAAGAAGCTGAAAGTTATCAACGTTTGATGACAGATTTGAAAATTACACAACAAGAAGTAGCGAAACGATTGAGTAAGTCGCGCCCGTATATAGCGAATATGTTGAGGTTATTACATTTGCCGAAAAAGATTGCTGACATGGTAAAAGATGGGCGACTGACAAGTGCACATGGACGAACGTTATTGGCAATTAAAGATGAACAACAAATGCTTAGGTTAGCGAAACGGGTTGTTAAAGAAAAGTGGAGTGTCAGATATTTAGAAAACCATGTTAATGAATTAAAAAATGTTTCGTCAAAGTCGGAAACAGACAAAGTAGATATAACTAAGCCTAAATTTATAAAGCAGCAAGAACGACAGTTGCGAGAACAGTATGGTACCAAAGTAGATATATCAATAAAAAAATCGGTTGGTAAAATCTCATTTGAGTTTGATTCACAAGAAGATTTTGTGAGAATAATTGAACAATTAAATCGTAGGTATGGTAAATAG
- a CDS encoding mechanosensitive ion channel family protein, whose protein sequence is MNQVMNIISSLFEPLTKIETYENIATKIAMIVIYIIVALIVIKILNKMIEQGFKIQNKSKKSNKKRSKTLISLVQNVVKYIVWFIVITTILSKFGISVEGVIASAGVVGLAVGFGAQTIVKDVITGFFIIFESQFDVGDYVKINNGGTTVAEGTVKSIGLRSTRINTISGELTILPNSSMGEITNYSITNGTAIVKIPVSVEENIDNVDKKLNKLFTSLRSKYYLFVSDPVVIGIDAIEDTRVILRISAETIPGEGFAGARIIRKEVQKMFLQEGIKTPQPIMTAYNHSENGV, encoded by the coding sequence ATGAATCAAGTCATGAATATTATTTCATCTCTATTTGAGCCATTAACAAAAATAGAAACATATGAAAACATTGCAACTAAAATCGCTATGATTGTTATTTATATTATCGTAGCCCTCATAGTTATTAAAATACTGAATAAAATGATTGAACAGGGATTTAAGATTCAAAATAAAAGTAAAAAGAGTAACAAAAAGCGCTCTAAAACTTTAATATCTCTTGTTCAAAATGTAGTGAAGTATATCGTTTGGTTTATAGTTATTACGACGATTTTAAGTAAATTTGGCATTAGTGTTGAAGGGGTAATTGCCAGTGCTGGTGTCGTAGGCTTAGCAGTAGGTTTTGGTGCTCAAACTATAGTTAAAGACGTAATTACAGGATTCTTTATTATATTTGAAAGCCAATTTGATGTAGGTGATTATGTTAAGATAAATAACGGTGGTACAACTGTAGCAGAGGGAACAGTTAAATCAATTGGACTTCGTTCAACACGAATCAATACAATTTCAGGAGAATTAACAATTTTACCAAATAGTAGTATGGGTGAAATAACGAACTACTCAATTACAAATGGTACAGCTATCGTTAAAATTCCAGTGTCTGTCGAAGAAAACATTGATAATGTTGATAAAAAACTAAACAAACTATTTACTTCTTTACGTAGTAAATATTACTTATTTGTTAGTGATCCGGTTGTTATTGGTATTGATGCTATTGAAGATACAAGAGTAATATTGAGAATATCTGCAGAAACAATTCCAGGTGAAGGATTTGCTGGAGCTCGAATTATTCGCAAAGAAGTACAAAAAATGTTTTTACAAGAAGGTATTAAAACACCTCAACCAATTATGACTGCTTATAATCATAGTGAAAACGGTGTTTAG
- a CDS encoding DUF951 domain-containing protein codes for MASKYGINDIVEMKKQHACGTNRFKIIRMGADIRIKCENCQRSIMIPRQTFDKKLKKIIESHDDTQR; via the coding sequence ATGGCGTCAAAATATGGAATAAATGATATAGTAGAAATGAAAAAACAACATGCGTGTGGAACAAACCGTTTTAAGATTATTAGAATGGGTGCAGACATAAGAATTAAATGTGAAAATTGTCAAAGAAGTATTATGATTCCACGTCAAACGTTTGATAAAAAACTTAAAAAAATCATCGAATCTCATGATGATACACAAAGATAG
- the ychF gene encoding redox-regulated ATPase YchF: protein MALTAGIVGLPNVGKSTLFNAITKAGALAANYPFATIDPNVGIVEVPDARLLKLEEMVQPKKTLPTTFEFTDIAGIVKGASKGEGLGNKFLSHIREVDAICQVVRAFDDDNVTHVAGRVDPIDDIEVINMELVLADLESVEKRLPRIEKLARQKDKTAEMEVRILTTIKEALENGKPARSIDFNEEDQKWVNQAQLLTSKKMLYIANVGEDEIGDDDNDKVKAIREYAAQEDSEVIVISAKIEEEIATLDDEDKEMFLEDLGIEEPGLDRLIRTTYELLGLSTYFTAGVQEVRAWTFKQGMTAPQCAGIIHTDFERGFIRAEVTSYDDYVQYGGESGAKEAGRQRLEGKEYIMQDGDIVHFRFNV, encoded by the coding sequence ATGGCTTTAACAGCAGGTATCGTTGGATTGCCAAACGTTGGTAAATCAACATTATTTAATGCAATAACAAAAGCAGGTGCTTTAGCAGCGAACTATCCATTCGCTACGATTGATCCTAATGTAGGGATAGTAGAAGTGCCAGATGCTAGATTACTTAAATTAGAAGAAATGGTTCAACCTAAAAAGACATTGCCGACTACATTTGAATTTACAGATATCGCTGGTATTGTGAAAGGTGCTTCAAAGGGAGAAGGGTTAGGTAATAAATTCTTATCACATATTAGAGAAGTAGATGCGATTTGTCAGGTCGTTCGTGCATTTGATGATGATAACGTAACTCATGTTGCTGGTCGAGTAGACCCTATTGATGATATTGAAGTTATTAATATGGAATTAGTACTAGCGGACTTAGAATCTGTTGAGAAACGTTTGCCTAGAATTGAAAAATTAGCACGTCAAAAAGATAAGACTGCTGAAATGGAAGTACGTATTTTAACAACTATTAAAGAAGCTTTAGAAAATGGTAAACCCGCTCGTAGTATTGACTTTAATGAAGAAGATCAAAAATGGGTGAATCAAGCGCAATTACTGACTTCTAAAAAAATGCTTTATATCGCTAATGTTGGTGAAGATGAAATTGGTGATGATGATAATGATAAAGTAAAAGCGATTCGTGAATATGCAGCGCAAGAAGACTCTGAAGTGATTGTTATTAGTGCAAAAATTGAAGAAGAAATTGCTACATTAGATGATGAAGATAAAGAAATGTTCTTAGAAGATTTAGGTATCGAAGAACCAGGATTAGATCGATTAATTAGAACAACTTATGAATTATTAGGATTATCAACATATTTTACTGCTGGTGTGCAAGAAGTACGTGCTTGGACATTTAAACAAGGTATGACTGCACCTCAATGTGCTGGTATCATTCATACTGATTTTGAACGTGGATTTATCCGTGCCGAAGTAACAAGTTATGACGACTATGTACAATATGGTGGCGAAAGTGGCGCTAAAGAAGCGGGCAGACAACGATTAGAAGGTAAAGAATATATTATGCAAGATGGCGATATCGTTCATTTCAGATTTAATGTATAA
- the rpsF gene encoding 30S ribosomal protein S6 — MRTYEVMYIVRPNIEEDAKKALVERFNGILATEGAEVLEAKDWGKRRLAYEINDFKDGFYNIVRVKSDNNKATDEFQRLAKISDDIIRYMVIREDEDK; from the coding sequence ATGAGAACATATGAAGTTATGTACATCGTACGCCCAAACATTGAGGAAGATGCTAAAAAAGCGTTAGTTGAACGTTTCAACGGTATCTTAGCTACTGAAGGTGCAGAAGTTTTAGAAGCAAAAGACTGGGGTAAACGTCGCCTAGCTTATGAAATCAATGATTTCAAAGATGGCTTCTACAACATCGTACGTGTTAAATCTGATAACAACAAAGCTACTGACGAATTCCAACGTCTAGCTAAAATCAGTGACGATATCATTCGTTACATGGTTATTCGTGAAGACGAAGACAAGTAA
- the ssb gene encoding single-stranded DNA-binding protein, with protein sequence MLNRVVLVGRLTKDPEYRTTPSGVSVATFTLAVNRTFTNAQGEREADFINCVVFRRQADNVNNYLSKGSLAGVDGRLQSRNYENQEGRRVFVTEVVCDSVQFLEPKNAQQNGGQRQQNEFQDYGQGFGGQQSGQNNSYNNSSNTKQSDNPFANANGPIDISDDDLPF encoded by the coding sequence ATGCTAAATAGAGTTGTATTAGTAGGTCGTTTAACGAAAGATCCGGAATACAGAACCACTCCCTCAGGTGTGAGTGTAGCGACATTCACTCTTGCAGTAAATCGTACGTTCACGAATGCTCAAGGGGAGCGCGAAGCAGATTTTATTAACTGTGTTGTTTTTAGAAGACAAGCAGATAATGTAAATAACTATTTATCTAAAGGTAGTTTAGCTGGTGTAGATGGTCGCTTACAATCCCGTAATTATGAAAATCAAGAAGGTCGTCGTGTGTTTGTTACTGAAGTTGTGTGTGATAGCGTTCAATTCCTTGAACCTAAAAATGCGCAACAAAATGGTGGCCAACGTCAACAAAATGAATTCCAAGATTACGGTCAAGGATTCGGTGGTCAACAATCAGGACAAAACAATTCGTACAATAATTCATCAAACACGAAACAATCTGATAATCCATTTGCAAATGCAAACGGACCGATTGATATAAGTGATGATGACTTACCATTCTAA
- the rpsR gene encoding 30S ribosomal protein S18, with amino-acid sequence MAGGPRRGGRRRKKVCYFTANGITHIDYKDTELLKRFISERGKILPRRVTGTSAKYQRMLTTAIKRSRHMALLPYVKEEQ; translated from the coding sequence ATGGCAGGTGGACCAAGAAGAGGCGGACGTCGTCGTAAAAAAGTATGCTATTTCACAGCAAATGGTATTACACATATCGACTACAAAGACACTGAATTATTAAAACGTTTTATCTCAGAACGCGGTAAAATTTTACCACGTCGTGTAACTGGTACTTCAGCTAAATATCAACGTATGTTGACTACAGCTATCAAACGTTCTCGTCATATGGCATTATTACCATATGTTAAAGAAGAACAATAA
- a CDS encoding Abi family protein: MLNFDEQIAKLKQMNIFFNIIDTEKANEILRKNNYFFKLAYFRKNFEKKNGGYFIEFAYLSDLATIDMKLRYTMLHLTLDIEHSLKYLVLKLITENNQEDGYKIIDEFLCIDKSYSNSNFDTNSRTPEEVMETKIKNKNEIFKHMNKRGQLPEKLNKYYQNPPAWVCIEFMQLGQFVSFLNFYYKKYNDEELRVANILMPLVKNIRNKSAHNQPIIANLNYDSRLPQYLFEKGNNIGISRNMFGIKNFIDTFATLELHNQVCSNAIIQARYHDLDQLQKRYKRNESYYNNALAIKRFFIALDKIIDFNRPKV, translated from the coding sequence ATGCTCAATTTTGATGAGCAAATAGCAAAATTAAAACAGATGAATATATTTTTTAATATTATTGACACCGAAAAAGCAAATGAAATTCTTAGAAAAAATAATTACTTCTTCAAACTAGCTTATTTCCGAAAAAATTTCGAAAAAAAGAATGGCGGCTATTTCATAGAATTTGCTTATTTATCAGATTTAGCAACTATAGATATGAAATTAAGATACACAATGTTGCATTTAACTTTAGATATTGAACATAGTTTAAAGTATCTAGTCTTAAAACTAATAACAGAAAATAACCAAGAAGATGGTTATAAAATAATAGATGAGTTCTTATGTATTGATAAATCATATAGCAATTCAAATTTTGACACAAATTCAAGAACACCAGAAGAAGTTATGGAAACCAAAATCAAAAATAAAAACGAAATATTCAAGCATATGAATAAACGAGGACAACTACCCGAGAAGTTGAATAAATACTATCAAAATCCACCCGCATGGGTTTGCATTGAATTCATGCAACTAGGTCAATTCGTTTCGTTTCTCAACTTCTATTACAAGAAGTACAATGACGAAGAATTGAGAGTTGCTAATATTTTAATGCCTTTAGTTAAAAATATAAGAAACAAATCAGCTCATAACCAACCCATCATAGCAAATCTAAATTATGACAGTAGATTACCTCAATATTTATTTGAAAAAGGGAATAATATAGGCATATCTAGAAACATGTTCGGAATAAAAAATTTCATAGATACTTTCGCTACGCTAGAATTACATAATCAAGTTTGTAGTAATGCAATTATCCAAGCAAGATATCACGATTTGGACCAACTTCAAAAGCGATATAAAAGAAACGAAAGCTATTATAATAATGCATTAGCTATCAAAAGATTTTTTATAGCTTTAGATAAAATTATTGACTTCAACAGACCAAAAGTATAA
- the selX gene encoding staphylococcal enterotoxin-like toxin X produces the protein MFKKYDSKNSIVLKSILSLGIIYGGTFGIYPKADASTQNSSSVQDKQLQKVEEVPNNSEKALVKKLYDRYSKDTINGKSNKSRNWVYSERPLNENQVRIHLEGTYTVAGRVYTPKRNITLNKEVVTLKELDHIIRFAHISYGLYMGEHLPKGNIVINTKDGGKYTLESHKELQKDRENVKINTADIKNVTFKLVKSVNDIEQV, from the coding sequence ATGTTCAAAAAATATGACTCAAAAAATTCAATCGTATTAAAATCTATTCTATCGCTAGGTATCATCTATGGGGGAACATTTGGAATATATCCAAAAGCAGACGCGTCAACACAAAATTCCTCAAGTGTACAAGATAAACAATTACAAAAAGTTGAAGAAGTACCAAATAATTCAGAAAAAGCTTTGGTTAAAAAACTTTACGATAGATACAGCAAGGATACAATAAATGGAAAATCTAATAAATCTAGGAATTGGGTTTATTCAGAGAGACCTTTAAATGAAAACCAAGTTCGTATACATTTAGAAGGAACATACACAGTTGCTGGCAGAGTGTATACACCTAAGAGGAATATTACTCTTAATAAAGAAGTTGTCACTTTAAAAGAATTGGATCATATCATAAGATTTGCTCATATTTCCTATGGCTTGTATATGGGAGAACATTTGCCTAAAGGTAACATCGTCATAAATACAAAAGATGGTGGTAAATATACATTAGAGTCGCATAAAGAGCTACAAAAAGATAGGGAAAATGTAAAAATTAATACAGCCGATATAAAAAATGTAACTTTCAAACTTGTGAAAAGTGTTAATGACATTGAACAAGTTTGA
- a CDS encoding YxeA family protein, with amino-acid sequence MKTILKTITYLVLTIIGAYAALFILKTIDSHGITDQFNPLVKKDDSYVKTTEVSTRMDDQLRSYSQSVFNKEGKETQLMYTATFDVKPHRYLKITHKGHHVETFEEVEKEEVPKKALDKLSR; translated from the coding sequence TTGAAAACGATTTTAAAAACAATAACATATCTTGTACTTACTATCATTGGCGCTTATGCTGCTTTATTCATTTTAAAAACAATAGACTCCCATGGTATAACAGATCAATTTAACCCATTAGTAAAGAAGGATGATTCTTATGTTAAAACGACAGAGGTGTCTACTAGAATGGATGATCAACTCCGAAGTTATAGTCAAAGTGTTTTTAATAAAGAAGGGAAAGAGACGCAATTAATGTATACTGCTACATTTGATGTTAAACCGCATAGATACTTGAAAATTACACATAAAGGTCATCATGTAGAAACTTTTGAAGAAGTTGAAAAGGAAGAAGTACCAAAGAAAGCATTAGACAAACTGAGTCGATAA